A stretch of the Gemmatimonadota bacterium genome encodes the following:
- the gatD gene encoding Glu-tRNA(Gln) amidotransferase subunit GatD, whose translation MTKPDALKGYGGRAREKLTELGVGVWSEVRITNDAGSVFEGVILPRSGNFDDLHIVVKLTTGYNVGVHVDRIVAAEELGRKEAVYKIPEREFPVTENLPSVTLLGTGGTIASRLDYRTGAVIPAFTPGELYGAVPELADLCNLTTRKLFGVFSENMGWQEYVALAEAIGAEIEAGVDGIVIGHGTDTMGHTASVLTFMVQNSPVPIVLVGSQRSSDRPSSDAALNLIHAVRAAAHGEVAEVLICMFGPTSDRYGLLHRGTRCRKMHSSYRSAFRTIGDIPICRVSEDSFDLLTDDFARRDPSRSVRIDTAHEERVTILYYYPGMSPDLVDAIVEKGYRGIVIAGTGLGHVNRPLYPALERAVAAGVHVVMTVQTLWGYAQMYVYDTGRDLLDLGVVPLDNMLPETAVMKLGWALGHTDDRKEVSRIMRTVVNHEITPREPHNGYLILQGGLPETREWVSGHWK comes from the coding sequence ATGACGAAGCCGGACGCGCTGAAAGGATACGGGGGACGCGCACGGGAGAAGCTCACGGAGCTCGGCGTCGGGGTCTGGAGCGAGGTTCGCATCACGAACGACGCGGGCAGCGTCTTCGAGGGCGTCATCCTTCCCCGCAGCGGGAACTTCGACGACCTGCACATCGTGGTGAAACTGACCACCGGATACAATGTCGGCGTCCATGTGGACCGCATCGTCGCGGCGGAGGAACTCGGGCGGAAGGAAGCGGTGTACAAGATCCCCGAGCGCGAGTTTCCCGTGACCGAGAACCTGCCGAGCGTCACGCTGCTCGGCACCGGGGGGACCATCGCGTCCCGGCTGGACTATCGCACCGGAGCCGTCATCCCCGCCTTCACTCCCGGGGAACTGTACGGCGCGGTGCCGGAACTCGCGGATCTCTGCAATCTGACCACCAGGAAGCTCTTCGGCGTGTTCAGCGAGAACATGGGCTGGCAGGAGTATGTGGCGCTGGCCGAGGCGATCGGCGCGGAAATCGAAGCGGGCGTGGACGGGATCGTCATCGGCCACGGTACGGACACGATGGGGCATACGGCATCCGTGCTGACCTTCATGGTGCAGAACAGCCCGGTTCCGATCGTTCTCGTGGGAAGTCAGCGCTCAAGCGATCGCCCAAGCTCCGACGCCGCGCTCAATCTGATCCACGCGGTGCGAGCGGCGGCACACGGAGAGGTCGCCGAAGTTCTCATCTGCATGTTCGGCCCGACCTCCGACCGCTACGGCCTTCTCCATCGCGGAACCCGCTGCCGGAAGATGCACAGTTCCTACCGGAGCGCGTTCCGCACCATCGGCGACATCCCGATCTGCCGGGTCTCCGAAGACTCCTTCGATCTGTTGACGGACGACTTTGCCCGCAGGGACCCCTCGCGGAGCGTTCGGATTGATACGGCGCACGAAGAGCGCGTCACCATCCTCTACTACTATCCCGGCATGAGCCCGGATCTCGTGGACGCCATCGTCGAGAAGGGATACCGGGGGATCGTGATTGCGGGCACCGGGCTGGGCCATGTGAACCGGCCACTCTACCCCGCGCTGGAGCGCGCGGTGGCCGCCGGCGTTCATGTGGTGATGACGGTCCAGACCTTGTGGGGGTACGCGCAGATGTATGTGTACGACACAGGCCGGGATCTTCTCGATCTCGGGGTCGTGCCGCTGGACAACATGCTGCCGGAAACCGCCGTGATGAAACTCGGATGGGCGCTCGGGCACACGGACGACCGCAAGGAAGTGAGCCGCATCATGCGCACCGTCGTGAATCACGAGATCACCCCGCGCGAACCGCACAACGGGTACCTCATCCTCCAGGGCGGCCTCCCGGAGACGCGGGAGTGGGTCTCCGGGCACTGGAAGTAG
- a CDS encoding UbiA family prenyltransferase — MTRSPGARIAGCIARMEDGGAGGAAAVFLAATYLRGIAEGVLEESQTLGFRLETVASVEMTFLHGPAFYLTVFSLVALFLSVSARTSMARTARAVLLCSPVILIPPLVDAAIRSHGYLLHYFPDLHAAARAAALTFWPGADLPGVSPGMRVEILVACIGGAAYLRAKRPGGLSPVVGFLAVYLSALAAGSLPALYALLAGRGGAPESALFTPGGLVFSDSGKYALLHLLVSSTVLLAALARHHRTRLGDLLIAARPFRTAFYLFVTGFGLLLGFVFLRPHYPALAADPFLAPALLGVLATIFFLFQSQLLTNDLFDRPLDLVSRKRTSLTLGILDEGEARVAAAAAGILSLAFAATLGYAPFLITMTAHAVGFLYSSPPFRMKRFFPLNALAISFCILLSAYLGFSVFAGRHTVAAFPGGVAAFLFLCSALVVSIKDLPDEEGDREGGVQTLATLLGARRARIALGGAALSAYLFGPLALGRPVLLLAAVPCGVLTAHAILRGRERRVFALLFAALLVLGVCVFRGFVLPPESALPAPGEVSAFRAPPSEAGAVRAAIAELERGRESEAAATLTRALDLFPRSARLRLARARMLLDADPASARRDLHYAHACGTDRAVAATYLGDLDRRAGDFASARRHYSEALRIDPRSRAAKAGMARVEGAAPNR, encoded by the coding sequence ATGACGCGCAGTCCGGGCGCGCGCATCGCGGGGTGCATCGCGCGGATGGAAGACGGCGGGGCGGGGGGAGCCGCCGCCGTCTTCCTGGCAGCCACCTACCTGCGCGGAATCGCCGAAGGTGTGCTGGAGGAATCGCAAACCCTCGGGTTTCGCCTGGAGACGGTCGCGTCCGTCGAGATGACCTTCCTTCACGGTCCGGCGTTCTACCTGACCGTGTTCTCGCTGGTCGCGCTATTCCTGTCCGTGTCGGCGCGCACATCGATGGCCCGCACCGCCCGGGCCGTGTTGCTCTGCTCTCCCGTCATCCTGATTCCGCCGCTGGTGGATGCGGCGATCCGGTCGCACGGGTACTTGCTCCACTACTTTCCGGACCTCCACGCCGCCGCCCGCGCCGCCGCGCTGACCTTCTGGCCGGGAGCCGACCTCCCCGGAGTGTCCCCCGGAATGCGAGTGGAGATCCTCGTGGCGTGCATCGGGGGGGCTGCGTACCTGCGCGCGAAGCGTCCCGGCGGCCTTTCGCCCGTCGTCGGCTTCCTGGCGGTCTACCTCTCCGCGCTGGCGGCCGGGTCTCTCCCCGCGCTCTACGCACTTCTCGCGGGGCGTGGCGGGGCGCCCGAGAGCGCGCTCTTCACGCCCGGCGGTCTGGTCTTCTCCGACAGTGGCAAGTACGCGCTGCTCCACCTGCTCGTTTCCTCCACGGTGCTTCTGGCGGCCCTCGCCCGCCACCACCGCACGCGACTCGGCGACCTCCTGATCGCCGCGCGTCCGTTCCGCACCGCGTTCTATCTCTTCGTGACCGGCTTCGGGCTCCTGCTCGGCTTCGTCTTTCTGCGCCCGCACTATCCCGCGTTGGCTGCGGACCCCTTCCTCGCGCCCGCGCTCCTTGGGGTACTGGCGACGATCTTCTTCCTCTTTCAGTCGCAGCTTCTCACGAACGACCTCTTCGACCGGCCCCTCGATCTCGTCTCCCGAAAACGCACCAGCCTCACTCTCGGGATTCTCGACGAAGGCGAAGCACGGGTCGCGGCGGCCGCGGCCGGGATTCTCTCGCTTGCGTTCGCGGCGACCCTCGGCTACGCGCCGTTTCTCATCACGATGACCGCACATGCGGTCGGCTTCCTGTATTCGTCGCCCCCGTTTCGCATGAAGCGGTTCTTTCCGCTGAATGCGCTGGCGATCTCGTTCTGCATTCTGCTCTCGGCGTATCTGGGGTTCTCGGTCTTTGCGGGGCGGCACACCGTCGCGGCGTTTCCGGGCGGCGTGGCGGCTTTCCTCTTCCTGTGTTCCGCGCTCGTCGTCTCCATCAAGGATCTTCCCGACGAAGAGGGCGACCGCGAGGGCGGCGTTCAGACACTCGCCACCCTTCTCGGTGCGCGTCGAGCGCGCATCGCCCTCGGTGGCGCCGCGCTCTCGGCGTATCTCTTCGGGCCGCTCGCGCTGGGGCGCCCGGTGCTTCTTCTGGCGGCCGTCCCCTGCGGAGTACTGACCGCGCACGCGATTCTCCGGGGGCGGGAGCGTCGCGTCTTCGCGCTTCTCTTCGCGGCGCTTCTGGTTCTCGGTGTGTGCGTCTTCAGGGGGTTTGTGCTGCCGCCGGAGTCCGCGCTTCCCGCGCCGGGAGAAGTCTCGGCGTTTCGCGCTCCGCCCTCGGAAGCGGGAGCGGTTCGCGCGGCGATCGCGGAACTCGAACGCGGACGCGAATCCGAAGCCGCGGCCACACTCACCCGCGCGCTGGACCTCTTCCCGCGCTCCGCACGCCTTCGCCTCGCCCGCGCGAGGATGCTGTTGGATGCGGACCCGGCGAGCGCCCGCCGCGATCTCCACTACGCGCACGCGTGCGGCACCGATCGCGCCGTTGCCGCGACCTACCTGGGCGATCTCGACCGACGAGCCGGAGATTTCGCGTCGGCGCGCCGGCACTATTCGGAAGCGCTCAGGATCGACCCGCGTTCCCGTGCCGCGAAGGCGGGGATGGCGCGGGTGGAGGGTGCCGCGCCCAACCGATGA